Proteins found in one Oribacterium sp. oral taxon 102 genomic segment:
- a CDS encoding phospho-sugar mutase, producing the protein MYQDEYQRWRAAELLDFDLQKELRDIEGAEEEIKERFSVALSFGTAGLRGTLGAGTNRMNIWVVRQATQGVADWVKTQGGSQTVAVSYDSRLKGWRFARDAASVLAANGIRVRIYDELMPVPALSFATRYYGCNAGIMVTASHNPAQYNGYKAYGPDGCQMTDDAAAVVYASIQKTDVLTGARFMSFAEGVERGLIQFVGDDCKEAFYQAVEERQVRPGLCRTAGLRLVYSPLNGTGLVPVTRVLRDIGITDITIVPEQEYPNGYFTTCSYPNPEIYAALEKGLRLAEQTGADLMLATDPDADRVGIAMKCADGSYELVSGNEMGVLLLDYIAAGRIEKGMMPERPVAVMSIVSTPLADKVAEHYGVELRHTLTGFKWIGDQIAQLEAAGEADRFLFGFEESYGYLAGPYVRDKDAVVSSMLICEMAAYYRSVGSSIKERLEEIYRQYGRYLNKVDSFEFPGLSGMDRMSGIMAKLRAEVPTEIGGRRVVKVTDYTRPEETGLPKANVLIYGLEDGATVVVRPSGTEPKIKCYYTTLGRDLAAAEQEQAELAESMKPLFA; encoded by the coding sequence ATGTATCAGGACGAATATCAGCGTTGGAGGGCGGCGGAGCTTTTGGACTTCGACCTGCAGAAGGAGCTCCGGGACATTGAAGGCGCGGAGGAGGAGATCAAAGAGCGCTTCTCTGTAGCACTCAGCTTCGGAACGGCAGGTCTTCGCGGTACGCTCGGTGCAGGGACAAACCGCATGAATATCTGGGTAGTCCGACAGGCGACGCAGGGCGTAGCGGATTGGGTGAAGACGCAGGGCGGCAGCCAGACCGTGGCGGTCAGCTACGATTCCCGCCTGAAGGGCTGGCGCTTCGCCCGGGATGCCGCCTCTGTGCTCGCGGCAAACGGCATCCGGGTGCGGATCTATGACGAGCTGATGCCGGTACCGGCGCTGTCCTTCGCGACGCGCTACTACGGCTGCAATGCCGGCATCATGGTGACGGCGAGTCACAATCCGGCGCAGTACAACGGCTATAAGGCGTATGGGCCGGACGGCTGCCAGATGACGGATGATGCCGCCGCTGTGGTCTATGCCTCCATTCAGAAAACGGATGTCCTGACCGGCGCGCGCTTTATGAGCTTCGCGGAGGGCGTGGAGAGGGGACTGATCCAGTTCGTCGGGGACGACTGCAAGGAAGCCTTTTATCAGGCAGTAGAGGAGCGGCAGGTGCGTCCGGGGCTCTGCCGGACGGCGGGGCTGCGGCTCGTGTATTCCCCGCTGAACGGAACCGGACTCGTGCCGGTGACGAGGGTGCTTCGTGATATCGGGATTACCGATATTACGATCGTACCGGAGCAGGAGTATCCCAACGGCTACTTTACGACCTGCTCCTATCCGAATCCGGAGATTTATGCCGCGCTGGAGAAGGGACTGCGGCTCGCGGAGCAGACCGGTGCCGATCTGATGCTTGCGACCGATCCGGATGCGGATCGCGTAGGGATCGCGATGAAGTGCGCAGACGGCAGCTACGAGCTGGTTTCCGGCAATGAGATGGGCGTGCTGCTCCTCGATTATATCGCGGCGGGACGGATCGAGAAGGGAATGATGCCGGAGCGCCCGGTGGCGGTGATGTCTATCGTTTCGACGCCGCTCGCGGACAAGGTGGCAGAGCATTACGGTGTGGAGCTCCGTCATACGCTGACGGGCTTCAAGTGGATCGGGGATCAGATTGCGCAGCTGGAGGCGGCGGGAGAGGCGGATCGCTTCCTCTTTGGCTTCGAGGAGAGCTATGGTTACCTGGCCGGTCCTTATGTACGGGACAAGGATGCTGTGGTCAGCTCCATGCTGATCTGTGAGATGGCGGCATATTACCGTTCCGTCGGCTCCTCCATCAAGGAGCGGCTGGAGGAGATCTACCGGCAGTACGGCAGATATCTGAACAAGGTGGACAGCTTCGAGTTTCCGGGGCTTTCCGGGATGGACAGGATGTCGGGCATCATGGCGAAGCTCCGTGCGGAGGTGCCGACGGAGATCGGCGGACGCCGCGTCGTGAAGGTGACTGATTATACGAGGCCGGAGGAGACCGGGCTGCCGAAGGCAAATGTTCTGATCTATGGACTGGAGGACGGGGCGACCGTCGTTGTCCGTCCGTCCGGAACAGAGCCGAAGATCAAGTGCTATTACACGACGCTTGGCAGAGATTTGGCTGCTGCGGAGCAGGAGCAGGCGGAGCTTGCGGAGAGTATGAAGCCGCTCTTCGCCTGA
- a CDS encoding putative ABC transporter permease, producing the protein MYYIGQYTFLQWAVIFIAYCIFGWFFESAYCSLKSGHLQNRGFCHGPWIPIYGSGATLLVLLAGPFRTNHLAVFLIGAFGGSALELLTGWTMEKLFGMRWWDYSQNAFNFHGYICLYASLSWGFLALLIMDYVHPVVESISQNWSYLTFIVINTMLYTLFIEDIILSAISAMDLKKRLQSLAENSEEIQRLRSSIQDAYSRLEDAKREIDAGFEAMQDVRKNEGNVAVAKAAVKETLRAVRSGASAAEERIRGMERRLNVLLDGGDDNVGYMSWWTKTMLRNNPDAVSKNPGFGLLKAAALRRQGKKKKSEENEKNAK; encoded by the coding sequence ATGTACTATATAGGACAATATACCTTTCTGCAATGGGCGGTTATTTTCATTGCCTACTGCATCTTCGGATGGTTCTTTGAGTCGGCGTATTGCTCACTGAAATCCGGACATCTGCAGAACCGCGGCTTTTGTCACGGACCGTGGATCCCGATCTATGGCAGCGGCGCGACGCTTCTGGTGCTGCTCGCGGGGCCCTTCCGCACGAATCACCTCGCGGTGTTTCTGATCGGTGCATTCGGCGGCAGCGCGCTGGAGCTCCTGACCGGCTGGACGATGGAGAAGCTCTTCGGAATGCGTTGGTGGGATTATTCGCAGAATGCCTTCAATTTCCATGGCTATATCTGCCTCTATGCCTCTCTTTCATGGGGCTTTCTCGCGCTTCTTATCATGGACTATGTTCATCCGGTCGTGGAGAGCATTTCGCAGAATTGGAGTTATCTGACCTTCATTGTCATCAATACCATGCTCTACACTCTCTTTATCGAGGACATCATCCTTTCCGCGATTTCTGCAATGGATCTGAAGAAGCGGCTGCAGTCCCTCGCGGAAAATTCGGAGGAGATTCAGCGTCTCAGGAGCTCCATTCAGGATGCCTACAGCCGGCTGGAGGATGCGAAGAGGGAAATTGACGCCGGATTCGAGGCAATGCAGGATGTGCGGAAAAACGAGGGAAATGTCGCAGTAGCGAAGGCCGCCGTGAAGGAGACCCTGCGCGCTGTCCGCAGCGGTGCGAGTGCGGCGGAGGAGCGGATACGCGGAATGGAGCGCCGCCTCAATGTGCTGCTGGATGGAGGGGATGATAATGTCGGGTACATGAGCTGGTGGACGAAGACGATGCTTCGCAATAATCCGGATGCGGTCTCGAAAAATCCGGGCTTCGGGCTTCTGAAGGCGGCGGCGCTCCGACGGCAGGGAAAGAAGAAAAAGAGCGAGGAGAACGAAAAGAACGCGAAATGA